A genome region from Lentimicrobiaceae bacterium includes the following:
- a CDS encoding 1-acyl-sn-glycerol-3-phosphate acyltransferase, with the protein MAPHTSNIDYFIGILGFTVLRLKVRILIKKEAFIFPFGYLLKKTGCIPVKRGKVNHLIEISTELFNKNHSLILVITPEGTRGYNPIWKKGFYHISTNAKVPIVLGYLDYASKTGGLGEILYPSGNFQNDFHKIEEFYRTKTARHPEKFNLSSANTRQN; encoded by the coding sequence ATGGCACCCCATACCAGTAATATTGATTATTTTATTGGAATCTTGGGGTTTACAGTCCTCAGACTCAAGGTGCGAATTTTAATTAAAAAAGAAGCTTTCATTTTTCCTTTTGGCTATCTACTAAAAAAAACGGGTTGTATTCCGGTAAAAAGAGGAAAAGTAAACCATCTGATAGAAATATCCACTGAATTATTTAATAAAAATCATTCGCTTATTTTGGTAATAACACCTGAAGGCACAAGAGGTTATAACCCTATATGGAAAAAAGGGTTTTATCACATTTCCACTAATGCCAAGGTTCCCATTGTATTGGGGTACCTCGATTATGCCAGTAAAACAGGGGGTTTGGGCGAAATTCTTTATCCTTCAGGAAATTTTCAAAATGATTTCCACAAAATTGAAGAATTCTACAGAACCAAAACTGCCCGGCATCCTGAAAAATTTAATCTTTCTTCAGCGAATACACGACAAAACTGA
- a CDS encoding Gfo/Idh/MocA family oxidoreductase produces the protein MTEKQYSFGLIGAAGYIAPRHMKAIKETGNNLVAALDKFDCVGIMDSYFPQASFFTESERFDRHLDKLRRKGEGKVDFVSICSPNYLHDAHIRLALRNEAHAICEKPLVLNPWNVDALNQIEKETGKKIFNILQLRLHPALLELKQKIENGPKDKVYDVDLSYITSRGKWYFISWKGDSAKSGGIATNIGIHFFDMLIWIFGKVKQSIVHLSQPDKAGGYIDLEHARVRWFLSVDYENIPAEIKQKGQRTYRSITVDGKEIEFSGGFTELHTESYKQIINGNGFGLEHARPCIEMAYEIRNTQPIGRIGEYHPLLGIK, from the coding sequence ATGACAGAAAAACAATACAGTTTCGGATTGATAGGTGCTGCCGGTTATATCGCGCCCCGGCACATGAAAGCCATCAAGGAAACTGGCAACAATTTGGTAGCTGCCCTCGATAAATTCGACTGCGTAGGTATAATGGACAGCTATTTTCCTCAGGCTTCTTTTTTTACGGAATCCGAACGTTTTGACCGTCATTTGGATAAACTTCGCCGTAAGGGAGAAGGTAAAGTTGACTTTGTAAGTATCTGCTCCCCAAATTACCTTCACGATGCCCATATACGACTTGCATTACGTAACGAAGCCCATGCAATTTGCGAAAAGCCCTTAGTATTAAATCCATGGAATGTGGATGCATTAAACCAGATAGAAAAGGAAACGGGCAAAAAAATCTTTAACATCCTGCAACTTCGCCTCCATCCAGCCCTGCTTGAACTAAAGCAAAAAATCGAAAATGGACCCAAGGATAAAGTCTATGATGTCGATTTAAGCTATATTACAAGCCGTGGCAAATGGTATTTTATTTCCTGGAAAGGCGATAGCGCAAAATCGGGTGGCATAGCTACCAATATTGGTATCCATTTTTTCGACATGCTCATCTGGATCTTTGGCAAGGTTAAACAAAGCATCGTCCATCTAAGCCAGCCCGATAAAGCCGGAGGTTATATTGATCTGGAACATGCCCGCGTCCGTTGGTTTTTGAGTGTGGATTATGAAAATATACCCGCAGAGATCAAACAGAAAGGACAACGTACCTATCGCTCCATCACTGTGGATGGTAAAGAAATTGAGTTTAGCGGAGGCTTTACCGAATTGCACACCGAATCGTATAAACAAATAATCAATGGCAACGGTTTCGGACTGGAACATGCCCGCCCATGCATCGAGATGGCTTATGAAATTCGTAATACCCAACCCATAGGGCGTATTGGTGAATACCACCCACTATTAGGAATTAAGTGA
- a CDS encoding UpxY family transcription antiterminator yields the protein MSISSKQWLALYTRSRWEKKVFKLLTEGGHEAFLPLRREKRQWKDRKKWVEEPLIRSYIFVNTGKKEYYDILNTPGAVCYIFFEGKPAPIREEQILFLKSINENPLSEFEVTSNNFQKGDLLTITSGAFSGFEGELIEYRGRKKVLIRLEQLGKAILITIPIQYISILNK from the coding sequence ATGTCTATCTCTTCTAAACAATGGCTTGCTCTTTACACCCGCTCACGTTGGGAAAAAAAAGTTTTTAAGCTGTTAACGGAAGGCGGGCATGAAGCGTTCCTCCCCCTTCGCAGAGAAAAAAGACAATGGAAAGACAGAAAAAAATGGGTGGAAGAGCCATTGATACGTTCATACATTTTTGTAAATACAGGAAAAAAAGAATATTATGATATTTTAAACACTCCCGGAGCAGTTTGTTACATCTTTTTTGAAGGCAAACCAGCACCAATTCGCGAAGAACAAATCCTTTTCCTTAAATCTATTAACGAAAACCCTCTCTCTGAATTTGAAGTTACTTCCAATAATTTCCAAAAAGGAGACCTGCTTACGATTACATCAGGCGCTTTTTCAGGATTTGAAGGTGAACTCATAGAATATAGAGGGAGAAAAAAAGTACTTATCCGTCTCGAACAGTTGGGAAAAGCAATTCTGATAACCATCCCTATACAGTATATTTCCATTTTAAACAAATAA
- a CDS encoding ArsR family transcriptional regulator codes for MKFFLNSATSSYLRDLESDFQESTNAIRIELNRFEKAGLLTSSFSGNKKMFFANTRHPLFNDIHRIIIKHVGIDTVTEEIINKLGGLKKVYLTGSFSRGIDSHIIDIVLIGEDIDKNYLLTLVEKAEKLIHRKIRYMLMLPEEYEDFREEEPEAFLLWEM; via the coding sequence ATGAAGTTTTTTCTGAACAGTGCCACATCTTCTTATTTGCGCGACCTTGAATCCGATTTTCAGGAATCCACTAATGCTATTCGGATTGAATTAAACCGGTTTGAAAAAGCAGGATTGCTTACTTCTTCTTTTTCAGGCAATAAAAAAATGTTTTTTGCCAATACCCGGCATCCCCTTTTTAATGATATCCATCGTATCATTATTAAGCATGTTGGAATTGATACTGTAACGGAAGAAATCATTAACAAGTTGGGAGGATTAAAAAAAGTGTACCTTACCGGTAGTTTTTCGAGGGGAATTGATAGCCATATCATTGATATAGTACTGATTGGAGAAGATATTGATAAAAATTATCTATTGACACTGGTAGAAAAAGCCGAAAAGCTTATCCACCGCAAAATACGATATATGCTGATGTTACCTGAGGAATATGAAGACTTCCGGGAAGAAGAACCCGAAGCCTTTCTCCTTTGGGAAATGTAA